From the genome of Meriones unguiculatus strain TT.TT164.6M chromosome 17, Bangor_MerUng_6.1, whole genome shotgun sequence:
GCAGGCTGTCCCTCAGGCTCCCTGGATACTGTGGTGACAGTTCCGCCCACCATAATGGTCTCTCCTGGATTTGTGTGTCAAGACCCCCACTGACCCCCGGCcccaacctcctcctcctcctcctcaggctgAGGAGGCCATGGCCACTTACCGCACGTGCGTGGCAGACGCAAAGACACAGAAGCAGGAGCTGGAGGACACGAAGGTGACGGCGCTGCGGCAGATCCAGGAGGTCATCAGACAGAGTGATCAGACCATCAAGTCGGTGTGTGATGGGCAGTGGGCGGGGCATGATCAGGGCAGGGCTTGCTCTGCAGGGGTGATTCCAGAGGGGTAGACCGGTGGGGAGGGAGCAGGGCAAGCGCCTTCCCTGGCACCGGAGGGTCAGAGCCAGGACTGGCCTGGTGTGTTACAGTTAGGACACGGACCTGTGCGAGGGGCGGGGACGGGATGGGGCAACCGGCCAAGCGCCCCGGGAGAGTCACGGTCTCGTGTGAGCTGTGGGGGGGTGAGGGGGCCTGGGCGAAGGACAGAAGGAGGGTCTGGTGGGGGCTGCCCCGAGGGTGTGCGCCAGTGGGGGCTGGGCTGTTGTAGCCAGGGGGCCGCGCTGGGGGAGGGGCTTGTTCTGTGGGCGTGGCCGTGGGCGTGGTCCTGACGGGCGCCTCCCCCGCCGCAGGCCACCATCTCCTACTACCAGCTGATGCACATGCAGACGGCGCCGCTGCCCGTGAACTTCCAGATGCTGTGCGAGAGCAGCAAGCTGTACGACCCGGGCCAGCAGTACGCGTCGCACGTGCGCCAGCTGCAGCGAGGCGAGGAGCCCGACGTGCGCTACGACTTCGAGCCTCACGTCTCCGCCAACGCGTGGTACCTCGGCCCGGTGCAGCCGCGCGCTGGCAGTGGGGCGTGGGTGGAAGGCCCGGGGTGGGGGGTGAGCTCTAACTGACACCTACCCCCAGGTCCCCGATCATGCGGACGCGGAAGGGCAGCTTCAACCCCGGGGATGCTCCGGCATCCGACGCCGCCGGCGGTGCCCCCGAGGAAGGTGGCGCCCCCGAGGGGGCTCCCGGCAAGGACCACCGGGGTGAGTGTGCGCGAGCGCTCGCGCGCGCGGGGCAGGTGCCGCCCTCCCGGGGCGTCCCGCCGGTGAGACACCCTTTTCTCATCCCTCCCTCGCCCCGCAGGGGGACGTGGGCACCAGGTTCATAAGTCCTGGCCCATCAGCATCGCAGACGCCGAGGTCGGCCTGGACGCCAGCGCAGGTGACGGGGACCTGCGTGTCacacgggggcggggggggggattCAGGCCGGGCCAGCCGGCTCCAGAGGCTCATAGCCCCGCTCTCCGTTCAGGGGACTTGAAGAAGTCCGAGCGAACGTCGTCCAGCGGGACCATGTCGTCCAGCGAGGAGCTGGTGGAGCGGGAGGCTGGCTTGGGGGCCCCCGCCTTCGAGTCAGGTGAGAGCAGGACAGGAAGGGGCGCGAACACGGTCCGTCCAGCCGCCCCCGTCCTGCCTCAGTGACGCCGGTCTTTCATCCTGTCCGCAGCTGACCTCAACGGCATGGACCCCGACTTACCCGTGGCCGTGCCCAGCGGGCCCTTCCGCCACGTGGGGCTGTCCAAGGCCGCCCGCACACACCGGCTCCGCAAGCTGCGCACACCCGCCAAGTGCCGGGAGTGTAACAGCTACGTGTACTTCCAGGGCGCCGAGTGCGAGGAGGTGTGTGGGGCCCGGGGTCCTCGGGGGTGGGCACTGAGGTCCGGGATCGTGCGCAGAGCTCTGGGGCCCACTCCAGCCCCACGAAGGCCAGGCCTGGGGGCGTGCCACCTCCTGGGAGGGCCAGCAAGATCACGAGGTCACAGTCATCTTGGGCTGCACAGCAGGGCCGGAGCCAGGACAGGCCGCGTCTCAAGAGGGTGGAAATGGACCGGAGGGCCGGGCAGGGTCCGGGTCTGGCAGGGTGTCCAGGGGCTGCGGAGGGAGGCTGGGAACGGCCTGGCAGTACAGTCAGTGCCTGGAAAAGTCACGGTTCCCGGTCTCCCAGTGCTGCCTGGCTTGTCACAAGAAGTGCTTGGAGACCCTGGCCATCCAGTGCGGCCACAAGAAGCTTCAGGGCCGCCTGCAGCTCTTCGGACAGGACTTCAGCCACGCGGCCCGCGGCACCCCCGACGGCGTGCCCTTCCTTGTCAGAAAGTGTGTCTGCGAGATTGAGCGGCGGGCACTGCACACCAAGGTGAGGCCCCGGGCAGGCGGGGGCCGCGGGCCGTGTCCAGACCTGAGCGTAATTGTTGGCTCCTCAGGGCATCTACCGCGTCAACGGCGTGAAAACGCGCGTGGAGAAGCTCTGCCAGGCCTTTGAGAACGGCAAAGAGCTGGTGGAGCTGTCGCAGGCCTCCCCCCACGACATCAGCAACGTCCTGAAGCTCTACCTGCGGCAGGTGCGGCCGCCCGGGTGGCCGGGCCTGGGGAGGGGCGTGGCCGGGCCTGGGAGGGGCGGGGcccggggaggggcggggcctgttctggggggtgagggtggggcgGGGGCTGGGCGGGGCGGGGGCCCAGGGAGGGGTGAGGGCGGGGCCGGGCCTGGGGGGCGGGGTCGGGCCTGGAGAGGGGAGGGGCGGTGCctgggggcggggcgatggcggGGTCTCAACGTGGTGGCGGGTGGCACCAGCCCTGGGCTAGGTTAGAAGTAATGACTGTCTGAGGCAGGGATGGGGCGGACTCAGACACTGCAGTGGCTGGGGCCCTGGCGTGGTGGGCGGGTCTGAGAGTGGACACAAGGCCTTACCGCTAGGTAGGGGATGGGCCCCCGTTTGGTGCCCGTCAAAAAGGGCACGTCAGGTGCTCACCATGGCTCGGCGCGGCCCCGCGACCTCCGCCTGTGTCGCCCTGCAGCTGCCGGAGCCGCTCATCTCCTTTCGCTTCTACCACGAGCTGGTGGGACTAGCCAAGGACAGCCTGAAGGCCGAGGCCGAGGCCAAGGCTGCGAGCCGGGGCCGGCAGGATGGGGCGGAGAGCGAGGCTGCAACCTTGACCATGGCGGGCCGCCTGCGTGAGCTCATGCGGGACCTGCCGGCTGAAAACCGGGCCACGCTGCTGTACCTGCTGAGGCACCTGCGAAGGTGAGGCCCCCCGCTGGGGCGAGAGCTGGCTGGGGTCTCTGGAGACGGCCACTCACACCTCTCTCCCGGCCCCAGGATCGTGGAGGTGGAGCAGGATAATAAGATGACCCCTGGGAATCTGGGCATCGTTTTTGGGCCCACACTGCTGCGGCCTCGGCCCACCGAGGCCACTGTGTCCCTCTCCTCCCTGGTGGACTACCCCCACCAGGCCCGTGTCATTGAAACCCTGATCGTCCACTATGGCCTGGTCTttggggaggagctggaggagtcaCCTGGCAGCCAGGTAAGGGAGGGCTGGTGGGGTGGGAGCCTCGGGCTATGGCGTAGTGACACAAGAAACGCTCAGAAGGTTTTGGTACAGCTCAGTAGCAGAGTACTGGCCTGTCACACACTAATGCCCCAGACTAATAAGCCAAGTTGCTGTGTGGGCTTCTCACCCCAGGACtcaggtggagggaggaggaccaggatttcaaggccagctttggctacagaGCAactttgaagctagcctgggctatatggtaTACCTgtatcaaaacataaaaaaaaaaaaaaatgtctttattcctagcactgaggaggtagaggcaggcagatctctctcaGAATTCCAGACTGCCCTGCTTTACCTAgagagttccgggccagccagggatacacactgagactctgtctcaaaaatgtaAATTACTAATAAGTAAAAACATAATtctgagggctggagagttgactcagaggttaggagcactggctgctcttccaaaggtcctgagttcagttcccagcacccacacggtggctcacaccatctatagtgagatctggcgccctcttccggtgcacaggcacacatgcaggcagaacactgtaaataataaataaatcttaaaacaaacaaacagaaacaataatAATTCTGAGGCAGacgttggtggcacacacctttaattccagcaagtgggaggcagaggctctcttgagttgtgaggccagcctggtctacagagtgagttctaggacagccagggctacacagagaagtcctgcttcaaaagcaaacaagcaagcaagcagattTAACAGGGCTACATTTAAAAGGGCTGGAGGTGAGGGGTCCAGCATCTGGAAGCACCAGCTGccgttgcagaggacctggggtccATCCTCAGCACCCCTGAGGCCGACCACAGTTGCCTGCCCCTCTGATTGGGgcggacctgatgccctcttttggcttcctgagcgccaagcacacacacaggaacacagtgCCTACATATGTGTGCAGACCCAGGAAGTAAACATGAACGGAGTTGGGATGTTGGGGGCGTGCTGGGGTCACCCCACCCCTAACACCTTTCCACGACGCAGGAGGGGGTGCCCCCCCAGTGTGCCCAGCTGGAGACCACTGAAGGCATTGTCAGCCCCctgcaggaggaggcagaggatggAGGCCAAGGTGAGTGGTGGGACCCAGACCCTGGCCAGTGACCCAGGCTGTCACCGTGGGCTGGGTGGTCCTCGTGAACTGACTTTTCCTCTACCGTGTTGGTGGGCCCCTCCTACCCCagggaagggatggagggtggaGAGGCCTGTGAATGTCTGTGGGCCCGCAACAGGGCCAGTTCAGAGGAACTGAAAGAATGGGCTGAGGACGGTGACTTGAGTCCAAGATGGCTGAGCCCTGGTCAAGGGACGAGTTTCTCtcactgtgtctctctctgtgtccccttctctctctcgACCCAAGAATCCCGAGTGGCGTCCAATGACTCGGACTCCGAGCTGGAAGAAGCCTCTGACCCCCTGTCTTCCTCCGACGCCAGCGCCCTGCACCGCTTCAGTTTCCTGGAGCAGACGGAGGCAGGCCTGGAGGAAGGTCCCCAGAGCCGCAGTGGCAGTGAGGAGCAGCTGGAGGGTGAGGAGGGAGACCCGGGCCAGCGGCTGTGCGCCTTCAACAGCAACCAGTCCAACAACACAGCACAGGCCCCTCTGCCCGCCATGCGCCTCCGAGACGGGCAGATCACGGGTGGCACCAGTCAGGAGCGACGGCCACAGTTCGTCTGACCTGGTGCTGGAGAGCATTGATGCCCACTGCCAGCCACTCTGAGGGACACTAAGGGCCCCTTGACTTGGGGATTTTCCCACAGTGCTGAGAAAGCACCTCAGGGAGCTCAGGGGCCTCGCAGGGAGTGGCCTGACTGACTGGACTTGGCTGGCGTAGGTGCAGCAGCTGGATTCCCGTGGTCCCCATCATTCCAGGGTGCCAGGCGCACCCCTGCCTAGATGTGTCTGGGGGGGTGTAGCGTTGGGGTTAGAGGCCAGTCAGGATGCCGTGTAGTGGGTGCAGCCTGGCATCTGTGTGCGGAGCTGGGGCAGCTCTGGTGTGGAGCCCTGCAGGAGGCTGGGCGGGACAGCCAGGTTGGGAGCGCCCAGTAGGCCTCTCCCAAGGTGCAGTGGAGGACTTTTACCCATGCACCGTTTTGCTTGGAATAAATTTCTTACCcgactgagctacagccccactCTGTTATTTTGAGTCTCAGACAGTGTCTTGTTTtggagccctggctatcctcgggcttcttatgtagaccaggctggctcagagCCACAGGACAGGGATCTGCTGTCTTCTGTCTCCCACCCACCGGGATGAAGGTGCACACAACACCCAGTAGCATTtcatttttgtaaagatttgtttCAGGagtttggtgttttgcctgcgtgtctgTGAGCCACGTTCACGCAGCGTCTGCAGAGAGGAGAAGGTGCAGGCTCTCAAACCTGGGTCTTGcaggagcagccactgctctccaGGTCCTGGCCTACATCTGAAACCCATCTTTCTCGGTCTGTTTCCTAAGTCTGGCTCAAGCAAGTGGTCTGAGGGTTGCACCCTGCTACAGGAACCCTGGGGTTCTTGAGCCAGGCGGTCCTGAGCACACACTTGTGTGACAACTTCTCGTCACTTGGGGCAGAGATGCCCAGAAGAATGTacagtgtgtttttattttactttttccttttggAGATGGGACCTCGGAGGCTGGCCTcggacttgctgtgtagccaaacAAGACCATGAgcttacaatcctcctgcctctacctccagagtgctgggggaCAGGCCTGCCCTTCAAGCCAGTTCATGTGATGCTAGGAATGAACCCAGTGTCCCATAGATGCTGGGCAAGTGTGACAGCCACTGAGCCCTAGGCGCCAGtgtttgtaaatttttttctttccctctctttcctttttttttttttttttttttttttttttgtttttggacacagggtttctctgtgtagtcttggccgtcctggactcgctttgtagacgaggctggccttgaactcatagatctacctgcctctgcctccctgagtgctgggattaaaggcatgcgctgcTGCCATCACAGCTTTGTATGTAATTTTTGCTGTAGTAGGTTGGGCATTGACCAGGGTTCTGGGTCCCTCTGTGACTTCCTGGCTGTGTGATCTTGGGTAGGTGTCTGTCTCTTGATCTGGTTTCTATCTTttgttgtgtgtgcttgtgtgcacagGCGCCACAGTGAgtgtgcggaggtcagaggacagcctgcaggagtCAGCTCTCGCCTTCTACCGTGTAGGTCCTGCCAGGCTGGCAGCTGGCCCTGAATTTAATGTCTTGAGGGTCAGCcttggcccaggctagccttggtcCACAGCCGTCTCCTGCTTCAGCATTCCATCACACCCAGTCTGCCAACTACATTTGATCTTAAAGTTTTAGTTCTTAGTGGGCACACCTGCCACCCCAGCACAGTGGAGGCGAGGGGTGGAAAATCAGtcttcctcagctacatagtgagttccaggctccaTAGAGCCGCTGCGGGGAGAGGGGCCAGCTTGTCATTCCAGGCACGGGAGACATGGGACTCTGCTCTCCTGATACCAGCAAGAGGGGAAGGGGCCTTCCTTCCTGGGAGGGGGGGGGGTTCCTGGTGAAGGGCCAGCCAGGCGCCTGCAGCAAGCCGCAGGCACAGATAAAATGCCTGAGAGCTGGGTGACTCAGATACCGTCTGGACAAAGTCACGGTCAGCATTTCAGGGGCGGCTCTGTTCTTGGTAAACAAGATGTCTTGGCCCCTTGCCAGAACCCAGACATGACGGGAGTCTGGGCTCAGTTCCTCAAGAGAGGAACTAAGGCAGGCTGTGAGCAGACTGGTTGACCTCTACGTACGTAAGATTTGGTTTTCTGAAATCATTTGTCTTCAGACAAGGTCGTGCTATGTAGGCATAGGGGGCCTGGAACTGTGACCTCCCTGCCGCTGGGACCAGAGCTGGCAAGTGGGCCACCCTGCACCCCTTTGGGAGTCAAACATTCCCCACACTCGGATGGatccactgagccataccccgaTCCTGATTTACATTTGTAGGAAGTCACGAGAGAGAACTTTGCCAAGTGGCCCAGAAGCAGCAGGCCCCACGTCAGTTAGTCAAGTACAGTAGACAGTTCATGAAAAGGCCGTGGTGTGACAGCGAGGAAGGCTGGCCGCGTGGTGCTGGGTGTGAAACCCTGGGGCTTCCCGCTGCTGCATAGGTGCTCGCCACCAGGAGCCACACCCCACCCACCAGCTCCACAGAAAGACACAAGGGGCTCCTGCGCTCTTTGTTGTGTGACTTCACAGAAGGTGAACGGGGCGGTTTGCTCTAGGCTCTCGCCTGTGGTGACCACAGCTGAGAACCTTCTGTGCCGTCCTGGTTAGGTGTCTGCATGGCTGTCCTCCCCGCCATCCATTTCCATCCGCCCACACTGCAGCTCTGCCCTATTGAAGACTTAACTCCTCCCCCAAGTCCTGTCTATGCAGATCTGAAGACCCCAGGGGCCTCTGGGAGTGGGACTTCCCTGCCATTCTAGATCAGGCAGGTTTCAGCCAGGATGATTCTCAGTGTCCCTCTAGAGGAGAGCCACCCTCCTAGACAGGAGGGGAAGGCTGTGTGAATGTGAACTCCAGAAACCTCAGTCTTGAGTGGAAAACACCCCACCCTCTGCACCTGAGGTACGGACAGCAGCACAGGTCAGCCCTCTGCAGCGCCTCCACCCTGTCACAGGACACGGGGGCAGGTGGCCTGAGGACCTCACCGAAACACTGAGGGGACCAAGGTATGTGCAAGAAAGGATGGAGGTGGCCAGAAGAGATGGTCAGAGGTTAGAGCACTGGCAATTGGCTCAGGTTCAGGTCCCGGGTCCCACAGAGTAACTACACATGACTTCAGTTCCACGGGATACGAGCCTCTGGCATCCTCAGGAACCGGGAAAAAGGATTAACGTGGTAACACAAGTCCttgatgccagcacttgggaggcaaaggcaggtgaactTCTGTATCAAGCAGGGAAAAGGCCTCCGCTCTCATCTCCCAGAAGATAGAGGCAGATCCCTATCAAGTATCTGACCCCAGCTCCGTGTGGACAAGACGGGAGGTGGAGAATGCCCCGGGAGACTCCAGggtggctagcctgggctatagctTAGCCTCTGACCTCTCCTCACTCCACAGGTCATGTCCTGGCTCTTTCTCACACAAGCTGGGAGGTAAGAACAAGTGTTTTTAACCTgcttgtggtggtgcacatctgtggcccagcactcaggtgctgtggatgtaaacatggttttgttttggtcccaggtgtgggaggcggggctgattcagactgtccacgGCAGGTGTAGGCTCTGCAaggggccctttgccagctgccGATACTTTAGTTCTGCGGACTctgagggaataaatgccagagccaagAGAAAGCAGCGGGCTGAtgctcccctctgctgcccctggTTGCAGGAAGCTGGAGATGTCCTGAAACAaacttgccccaaagaacccaGCCCTAAGCAGCAGGCGGCAGCTAAACAAACTATGCCCCATCTCCCCAcaaacctttctctcctacccagtgctggtggaagaggaagaaaaagaggcatAAGAACCCCAAAataaggtgctggagagatggctcagcggttaagaacactgctcttccagaggtcctgagttcaattcccagccaccacacggtggctcacagccatctatactgggatctgatgccctctgctggtgtgtaggtgtacatgcagatagaatacatatgtatgtaaaataaataaaatctttaaaagaaacagaaaataaaggttTAAAAAGTAATGCCCACACACAGGCTATCCGAAGACTTCCCGGGCCACATACAAtgggagactttgtctcaaaacaaaagcgtCTGAGACACTCCTGGTCCTGGTGTGTGCCACAGACATAGCAACTAACAGGTGCAACAGCCCAGTGTCCACGGGAAGGTGGGCGTAAGCCAGGCAATCACACAGCCACCAACAGGAGGCACCAGCCAATGTGGCAGAACCTCAAAGACAGGCAGCTCCAAGAGACCCAAACAAGAGGCAAGTATGGGACAATGGTAGGGGATGCAAAGAGCAGAACGCAGGGACGGGAAATGGACTCACAGATGCTGGACTGACAGCTGACGCTAACACGAGTGATGCAATGTCCTGAATTACAAGATGGCAGCTGCTGGGCCTTATGGACAAACTTGGCACCCCACAGCTGGGACAAAGTACCAGGGCGGAGCACAGGCGGGGAGGCCCTCAGCTCCAGCCTGAGCACTGAGGCGAGCAGAAGAGCATCAGCTTAAGGGTCACCCCGACAACTCTGTCAGCTGGAGCCCCGATTGCACTGCCTTGTCTCGAATCTCAGTGGAAAGAAAGGACTGGCCACAGTGCTCACcagccacagtcctcccccacccctcatgATAGTGAGGGCGGCCTTTGGCAAGCAGACAAGAGGGAATAGCAGCCAGGAGGAAGGGGAGGCCACAGGGGACATAAGAAGTTGCCCTCCAGGACCCATCCTGCAAGCAGCAGCCACCCTGTGGGATGCCAGGACCACCACAGTAACAAACCTCCACAAAATATCTTTTAATTCTCAAGAGGCCTGCGAGGACCCTGAACAGAGCAGTGACCTCACAGTGATAAAGGAGTGGGGTATGGCCAGCACTCAGGACGCATAGGGGCAGGACAGGCTGCCTGGTGACATGCTGAAGGGCCATGTCCCGAGACAGGGGCCAGATGGGAACCCTTGAGTCAAAAGGCAAACCGGTTATGACCCACACCCTGCTCCATAGACCCTGGGCTCTATGGGAGCAGCAGCCATGCACCTGGTCCTCGGGGAGGTGGCAGCCATTCAACTGTCCATCAAGGTGCAGGGCAGGAGGTCGCTGGTGAGCTGGGAAGGGCTGGTCAGCCGCTCCTGGAGGCTTCCGGGCAGGCCCCACGCCACAGGtggatttctttttattgtttttcagagGAGCTCACACCAGAACACGGGTGCTGCCCTGGTTCTTGCTAAAGAGTCCACAAACTTGCCCTGAGgttacagcaatcctcctgcctcagtctccagaatGCTAGGATTTCACCTGGGAACAACagtacagggttttttttttcctttgattgcTTGCTTTCTGAGAGAGAAGTTCACGATGTGGCCTAGCTGTCTGGGAGTCTGTGTAGCCCCAGATAGCCTGGAACTctttatctgcctgcctctgcctcctgggtgttgggatAAAGGCCCCCTCCCAATCGAGTCCTgggtgcagaggtcagaggacacttgcaggagtcagctctctccttccgtCAGGTGGGTCAACACACCGGGCTCTGTGGCCAGAATGTCTCACCCAACAGTCTCTCATTTTCAGAAGGGAGCGGCACTGTGCGCTGGCTGGGGAAGGCAGCCCCTCTCGGGCTCAAGGATGGGCAGCAGCTATGGAGGCGGGCAGGCTCACCGGGCAGCGCTGGCCCTCCCTGCGGCTCCCTGCAGCTACTGCACCAGGCGGTAGGTGATGTAGCGGCCGGCAGTCTCGCTGGGTCGGATGATCTTCACAACCTGGGGGGCAGGGACAGCTGGGGTTGGCAGAGCCCTGGAATCAGTGGCCACGGACCACTGTCCTCTGGCCATCACAGCCCTGGCCTCAGAGGGAGAGGACGGAGGAACCAGGGTGCTTTAGGAATCAAGAATTCCCAAGGCTCTATAGGGGATGCTGGCCATGGCTTCTCACCTGCCCTCGCTTGATCCCAAAGTAGCGAGCCACGGGGTCCCCAGCCTGGATCCTGGGCAACTGGCTCTCACGAAGCTTGCTTGGACACAGTTAAGGACAGCACGAGGGCAAGGTGTtcggggcgggggtggggcaggACAGGCAGGGTAAAGGATACTACCGAGCCAGAAGTTCTGTCACCTCCTCCTTGGTCATGACCACGTGCTCCGGGACCAGCTGTGGAGACAGAGACCCCCCCACAGCCACACAGCCATCAGGAACCTCAACAGAGCCCAACAGGATAAAAGGCATTGTCACAGGGGCAGACAAAGGACATGACGCGGCTCCTCATACTACCACCATGCACGCTCAGGCGGGCTGCCCTGGCAAAGGAATGGTGGAAGCCCAGGCTGCAAAGGTCCACGGCCGCGCCCCCCAGGCGGTGGCGCCCTGGCCTACCCCCTCTCTCCCCGAGACAGACTCACCTCATGTTCCGTGATGTTGATGAGTAGCTCCTGCTGAAGGAACTGCTCCAGAACATACTTGGGCGCCATGTCCACCAGGGACTGCTTGGCGGACGGCGTCATGCCCTGTTGCACCACGATCAGCGCCCGCGTGATGTTCTCCTCCTGCATGCGCTGGCAGTACACCTTGATGGTCTTGATGCCCACCTTGGGCTCCTCTGTGGACACAGCACAGCCCTCACACCCGCTCCCGGAGGCCACCACGGCCCCGACTGCCTGTGATCTGTCTCTACCCCCATGGCGGGGCTGCCTGAGAGCCCAGGAACCAACGCAGGAAGAAAGCTGCTGGCCGCAAGACTCTGAGGGCCCCCCTGGAACAGAGGGTGGGCACCCTCAGCTCTGAAGTCTGTCAGCCTGGACAGCCTCAAGAAGAAACTGACTGGCCAGGAGATGGACCCCGTGTCCACATGGGGCTGGCCTTGATTCCACAGGCCAAGTTGGGCTAGCTGGAGCACCAGGGCCCAGAACCACAGGCCCATAGGTAAACATACACATGGTTTGCAAACTGCTGGGTCTCACATTCTACacaacctttttaaaatttaatattttttttgaaacttCAAGTTGTTGCtgcatcagtggttctcaacctgtgggtcctgaaCCCCttgggaaacacagatatttacactgtgattcacaacagtagcaaggAAAGTAATTTTCTGGTTAGAGGTCACAACACAGgagactgtattaaagggtcacagcacccGGAAGGCTGCGAAAGACTGATCcacacagtcctggctgtcctggagttggcTCTGTACACGAGGCTGCCCTAGACGGCCtgctctgctgggattacaggcatacgctACCATGCCCATCCCTGCACTCCCGGTTCTCACAGAAAACCCAGGCCCCAGGGTCGTAGGGCATCAGGTTCAAGGAGACTGTTCGTCTGGGGAGAGCAGAAGGCAGGCACCATAGGCACCATAGAACAGAGCAGACAGGAGCCACAGGGACAGAGCTGTGCTGGGACTCAGGGGTGAGAGTGGTCAGCAACTGACCGTGAGAGGAAGCCTCCCAGGGGAGACAGGGAAAGCGCAGACAGGGGGACACCCGCCACAGTCCTGCTGGCAAAGCTGGGCCTGGGTGGGGCCCACACTCACTGGCtgggcagaaagcagagagaccATAAACAAAGGGGACAGAGCTGTGTCAGGCTGCCATGAGCTGGCACCTGAGCCAGGGCCTGGATGGGGCCACCAGAACGAAGGGCCCCGGAGGCAGGCCATGGCTGCAGCCCAGAGGCCCTCACCTGGGAAGAAGACAAACATCTGGTCTGTGGGGTCATCGTTGTGGGCCACCAGCACGGTGAGGTCTGTCCGCCTCGGTCTCCCCTCGCTCGGCTTGTCCCCGAACTGTACCTTGAACTCCTCAAGCGTCTGGTCCAGCTCATCCTGGGTCACCAGGTAGCCACGGTCATGACAAAGCTGCGGAGACACAGAGCCAGCTGTCCTCAGCACTGGGCTGGGCCAGGCAGGCCTGATGCTGAATGAACTGGGCTGGCCGGGGACAGAAAGGGCAGCAGCACTCATCTGCCCCAGCGGCACTGCATGCTACGCGGCTGGCCACCACCACACTCTGGCGCTCATGCCCTAGAGAGGCTGGAACCACAGACCCCAGCCAAGCCTGCC
Proteins encoded in this window:
- the Polr2e gene encoding DNA-directed RNA polymerases I, II, and III subunit RPABC1, giving the protein MDDEEETYRLWKIRKTIMQLCHDRGYLVTQDELDQTLEEFKVQFGDKPSEGRPRRTDLTVLVAHNDDPTDQMFVFFPEEPKVGIKTIKVYCQRMQEENITRALIVVQQGMTPSAKQSLVDMAPKYVLEQFLQQELLINITEHELVPEHVVMTKEEVTELLARYKLRESQLPRIQAGDPVARYFGIKRGQVVKIIRPSETAGRYITYRLVQ